In Amycolatopsis endophytica, the following are encoded in one genomic region:
- the purU gene encoding formyltetrahydrofolate deformylase has product MSAVVLTLSCPDRPGIVRAVSTFVTGQDLNIVESHQFCERGAGRFYLRIAAETLTGQEPDVDTLRARFADVARSFGMDWRMDDAGRRPRVLIMVSKFGHCLNDLLYRVRTGQLHAEVVAVVSNHPDWRSLVEVAGIPFVHLPVEAASKADAEDKLLQIVEEQQVELVVLARYMQILSAQLCERLRGRVINIHHSMLPSFKGARPYHQAYDRGVKLVGATAHYATADLDEGPIIEQEVQRVDHAMDAAAVAALGRDTECLALARAVRYHLENRVLVHGHKTVVLK; this is encoded by the coding sequence ATGAGCGCGGTCGTGCTGACACTGTCCTGCCCCGACCGTCCCGGGATCGTCCGGGCGGTGTCGACCTTCGTGACCGGGCAGGACCTCAACATCGTCGAAAGCCACCAGTTCTGCGAACGCGGCGCGGGCCGGTTCTACCTACGGATCGCCGCCGAAACCCTGACCGGCCAGGAGCCGGACGTCGACACACTCCGCGCCCGTTTCGCGGACGTCGCCCGGTCGTTCGGCATGGACTGGCGGATGGACGACGCCGGCCGCAGGCCCCGCGTGCTGATCATGGTCAGCAAGTTCGGGCACTGCCTCAACGACCTGCTGTACCGGGTGCGCACCGGCCAGCTGCACGCGGAGGTCGTCGCCGTCGTGTCCAACCACCCCGACTGGCGAAGCCTCGTCGAGGTGGCGGGCATCCCCTTCGTGCACCTTCCCGTCGAAGCCGCGTCCAAGGCCGACGCCGAGGACAAGCTGCTGCAGATCGTCGAGGAGCAGCAGGTCGAGCTGGTGGTTCTCGCCCGGTACATGCAAATCCTGTCCGCGCAGCTGTGCGAACGCCTGCGGGGCCGGGTGATCAACATCCATCACTCGATGCTGCCCAGCTTCAAGGGGGCCCGCCCCTACCACCAGGCATACGACCGGGGCGTGAAGCTGGTCGGTGCCACCGCGCACTACGCCACGGCGGACCTCGACGAGGGACCGATCATCGAGCAGGAAGTGCAGCGGGTGGACCACGCGATGGACGCCGCCGCCGTCGCCGCGCTCGGCCGCGACACCGAATGCCTGGCACTGGCTCGCGCGGTGCGCTACCACCTCGAAAACCGGGTGCTGGTGCACGGGCACAAGACGGTCGTCCTGAAATGA